TTCAATATACAGGGAATGTACACATGGATCTGGAAAACATCAAAAAGATACTTGAAAAGGACGAGGATGAAGCAGTGTCCGAAGTGCTTTCAACGGTTGAAGAACGCTACGGTGAGATTCCCTACATTCTCGATTTCATGAAAGACATGCCTGAATTGCTGGTTCCGAAAGTGATGTATGATAATTCTATCATGAGGGAATTTGAGCGCCTGGAGCCCGAAACTATGGAACTAATCTGTATTGGTGTTGCTTCTGCTCTCAGGTGTGATCACTGCCTGAAAATGCATATCCGTGTGGCTCGTAGGCTTGGTTTGAGTAAGGAGCAGATATTTGATTCTATTTTAATTGGCGGTGCCCTTTCAAATGCTTCAGTGCTGGCAGAGGGAACCCGTGCTCTTGATTCGGAAATCCGTGGAGATAACTCTGGATCAGATGAAGATTGTGATATTTGTACTATCAGTGCCAGAAAAGATGTGGACTGATGGTGTCCGAATCTTTTTATCATTTATCCTAAAAGAGGCATTCCTGTAGCCAAAGCACCTATGAAATATCCTAAAATTGCACCGGTGTTAAGGAAAGGCAATCCTGCCTGTGGCTTTCCTCTCATAACAAGCACCATCAACGCAATGAATCCAATCAATGTTCCAACCATTGCTCCGGCGGCAGATGGTGAAATGAGTCCGTTGTATTCGGTGAATATGTTTGCTGAAACTACAAGAATCGTTGGCATAATCGCATCTCCCAATCCCATGAAATATGCTTCCCGCTCCCCTCCTGCGGTAGGGGTATCCTCAATGAATGAGTAACCTTTTTTTCTTGGGATTACAAACAGGATTGGAAGTTTCAAATCCATGACGCCTTCTGCAAGATCAATCATGTGTTTGGTTTTGTAAACTGAAATTGCGTCATATATTGTCAGCAGTCCGAGCAAAATAAGGGCCGGTATAATACCAAATGAGATCCCGAAAATGGAACTTGCTGCTGCGCCTATTACTATTCCGATAATGTCTATTACATACCATTCCGGATACTTGTAGAGCAATACAGTAAGGCCGATTGCAAGCACTACTGAGGGTATCATCGCGGTGGTTTCGCTAATTCCCCAAAGGTAAAGCAGAGGGAAAAATCCATAATAAAGGGTGGATGCAACTGCTCCAAGGATAACCAGCTGGATTATCCACTTTATGTTTTTCTTGATTGCTATCAGGATAAAAAGTGTAAACAGCAGAATAAACCCGATGTAATAAATCGAATTTGCAGCGGATTGTGGGTCTTCGACTGCCTGCATTCCCAGTGAATCCATCGGTTTTGCAAGAACGAGGGCCATAAACTGCACGACGAGAATAATTATTCCCATTGCAATTATCGGTAAAAAAGCATTAGCGCCTTTCTCTGTTTCTGCCAAGTATCCTTCACCTTTTTTTTTGGAAAATAAGTAAATATTTAATGCTCATATTCCCGGCACACTATTTAATATTATGTAAGCCTTAAATAGTAACATCGCTTACATTGAAACATATTGCAAGCGGATGAGGTCCTAAAATGGAGACGAGGGATATAGTTTTTTCTGTTGTTATGGTGGTTTCGGCTTTTGTACTCACCTATGAATGGCTTGGAAGATTCAAGTATAGCCCTGCAAACTCCCTGATAGTTCTTTCTGCCATTGTGATGGTAGGGGCGTTGGCAGCCATGATTCTTTCTGTGGACATGAGACTTCGTCGTATTGAGGAATCGATTGATTCAAGGGATCGTTCCATGCGCATCAGCCTGCAAAGTGTAGAGGAAAATATTGACCACAGGATGAATGAAGTTACCGGCGTCGTCGAAGACGCTCTGGAAAGCTTCAATCGCCGGAACTACCGGTGATTGTCTTATCTTTTTTTGTCGAATTATTAACGATTAATCACAGTATTTATCGACATCTGCCGAAACACATATTAATAGGTTCACCAGTATGAATGTGTTATACTAAGCGATTATCTTTTTGGAGTGCGTCCTATGCGCATCGATCTTGAACCAATAGGTATTATCAAAAAATCAGGTAAAAACTCGGAAATCCTGATTTATTCAGAATTCGAACAAGTTGTCAAGAGCCTTGTTTCCAAATTAGGGAAAACATCTCTTAAAGGCAAGGATGTTCTTGTTGTTCATAAAAGCAGGAATACTGATGATGTTCACCAGGTTGAAATTTCAAGAGCAAAAGTGATTGGAAGGGTTGGGAATATCCTCAAAATAGGAAAAATCAATGCCAACGACGATTCAGTAATTGACATTCGCCCGGATGTTTCAGAATCTATTGCAATTGCTAACGAATAATTTTTGCAGGTTTTTTTATGGGCACGGATATCGGGGAATTACTGGAAAAAACCCCGGTGGAATTGTCAGATCTTTCTAACAAGATTGTTGCAGTTGATGCATACAATACGCTTTATCAGTTTCTGAGTATCATACGCCAGCGCGATGGTACTCCTCTTAAGGACTCAAAAGGCAGGGTTACATCCCATCTTTCCGGTCTTCTCTACAGGTTTACAAATCTTCTGGAGGCGGGAATTCGTCCAATTATGGTTTTTGATGGTAAGCCTCCATCATTCAAATCGGGAACACTGGATGAGCGCAGAAAAATCCGTGAGGAGGCTGCGGTTAAGCGGGATGAAGCGAAAGCTGCAGGGCTCATGGAGGAAGCTTATAAGTATGCTCAGGCATCTTCCTCACTTGAACCGGGGATGGTGGATGACTCCAAACGTTTGCTGGAATATATGGGGATCCCCATTGTAAATGCACCATCAGAAGGTGAAGCCCAGGCTGCTTACATGGTCATCAAAGGGGACGCGGATTATAGTGCTTCACAGGATTATGATTCTCTTTTATTTGGTGCCTCAAGGGTTGTACGAAATCTGACTATTACGGGTAAACGGAAACTTCCACGGAAGAATATTTACGTTGAGGTCAGGCCTGAAATTGTTAATCTGGAAGAAACCCTGGAGAAACTTGAAGTTGATCGCAAGCAGCTCATTGATGTTGCAATGTGTGTTGGCACAGATTATAATCCGGGTCTTGACAAAGTCGGTCCTAAGACTGCAATTAAACTGGTACATGAACACGGTAACATCGAGGATATTCTGAAGGCAAAGGATCAGTTTATTGAAGATCTTGATGAAAAGAAAGCATTTTTCCTCTCTCCTCCTGTAACTGACGAGTACCAGCTCATCTGGAATCCTCCGGATAAGGAAAAAATTGTTTCGTTCCTTTGCGGTGAACACAATTTTTCAGAAGAAAGGGTCTTGAAAGCAATTGAAAGGCTTGAGGCAGCCGCTAAAAAAAGTGGCCAGAAGACCCTTGATCAGTGGTTCTGAATCTCAATCAGGGAATTGCCTGTCATCTCCGGGGGCTTTTTCAATCCAATCATTTCAAGGATTGTAGGTGAAACGTCCGCAAGAATTCCGTCATGAATTTTGGAAATCCTTTTTGAAATACAGAGGCATCTCACAGGGTTGTTCGAATGGGCAGTATGCGGTTGATTGGTATTTGGATCTTCCATTTTTTCCGCATTTCCATGGTCGGCAATTATCAGTGCTTCCCCGCCCACTGATTGCAATGTTTCTATCACTTTTCCAATACAATCGTCAACGTCTTCCACTGCCTTCACGGCAGCATCGAAGAAGCCGGTATGACCTACCATATCCATATTTGCGTAGTTGAGGATAATCACATCATATTTTTCTGAACGGATGTGCTGGACAAGCTCTTCTGTTACTTCATATGCACTCATTTCCGGTTTAAGATCATAGGTGGCAACTTTTGGCGAAGGTACAAGACATCGTTCCTCTCCTTCGAATTTGTGTTCCACACCACCGTTAAAAAAGAATGTAACATGGGCATACTTTTCGGTTTCAGCAATTCTCAGCTGCTTCTTTCCTTCCCTGCTCAAAACTTCTCCCAGCGTATTCTTGATGTTTTCCGGAGGATAGGCTAGTGGAACATCAAGCTTTTCATCATATTGTGTCATGCACACGTAGTGAACATCAGGTCTGAAGTCTCTTTCAAAACCTTCGAAGTCGTCTTCCACAAAAGCATAGGTAAGCTGGCGGGCCCTATCGGGTCGGAAATTGAAAAAGATTACCGAATCACCGTCTTTGATTGTAGCCACAGGTTCTCCATTATCATCAACTACAACGGTTGGCTTGACAAACTCATCATTTTCTCCCCTGTCATAGGCATTTTGTACGGCTTCCACGCTGCTGTTGGCCGTTAATCCTTCTCCTTTTGTGAGGGCATCATATGCAAGCTGTGTCCTATCCCATCGCCTGTCCCTGTCCATTGCATAATACCTTCCAGCAACAGAAGCGATTTTTGCAATACTGTTTGCATAATACTCTTCGTGTTCTTTCATATCCTCAAGGGCAGCCCTTGGAGGAACATCCCTCCCATCGAGGAATGTGTGGACAAAAACTTCTTCCAGTCCTTCCCTATTTGCCATTTCAATAAGCGCACGCAGATGGTTCATATGGCTATGAACACCTCCGTAGGAAAACAGCCCCATAAGGTGAAGGCTTGACTTGTTATCTTTAACATTCCGGATTGCCTTTAGAAGCTCTTTGTTACTGAAAAAGTCTTCATTGCGAATGGCGAGGTTAATGCGGGTAAAATCCTGGTAAACAATTCTTCCGGCACCGATATTTAGGTGGCCAACTTCCGAGTTTCCCATCTGCCCCTCAGGCAGGCCCACTGCTTCCCCTGCCGCCTTAAGAAGTGAGTTTGGGTATTCTGCTATAAGCCTGTCAAGATTTGGCGTATTGGCAGATGCTATTGCATTTCCTTCTTTCTCAGGTGAATATCCCCACCCGTCGAGTATCATTAATAAAAGAGGCTTTCCGGTGTTTTCCATGTTGGCAGACATGCCTTGATCATATATTAACGGTATCCTTAGGATTTGCGCGGGTTCTTGATTCCCATGCATGTAACTTTTTTGCCCTCTGCTACTTGTTGTGGAACACTATGTAATTGGACAACACAATAAATTTATATTCAATGACGATATAGGTGGCAAAGACTACTGGATGATTTCTACTCAGTAGGCTAATTGGAAAACGTGTTTGTTTTTGAACAATAGCTAATGAAAGGAGTATTAGCAATGGGGAATGCCAGAATAATGGTTGTTGAGGATGAAGAACAATTAGGGACAACTATTAAAGATATGCTTGAAAATCTTGGCTATAACGTTCCATGTATAGCTTCAAGTGGAGATGATGCGATTTTGAAAGCAGATCTCCTTTATCCGGATCTTGTTTTAATGGATATGGATCTTAAGGGAAGTATGGATGGCATTGAAGCTGCTTCGATTCTTCGTGAGAAATTCAACCTGCCGGTAATATACTTATTCTCCCATATGGATAGAAACACAATTGAAAGGGCAAAATATACGCTTCCCGAGTGTTTCCTGCCAAAATCCCTTAGTGCCTCGAATCTTAGAAACAATGTAGAATTGGCCCTTTATAAGCATTCCGTGGGCAATTGAAAATTTAGTTTATGATCCTGTATGTTCAAAGCATTAATCTTTGATATGGATGGTGTTCTTATAGATTCCATGCCATCCCATGTTTCCATCATTTCAGAACTGCTTGCAGAAGTTGGTGTATCAGTGGATGCCAGGATCATATATGAGATGGAAGGGGCAAAGACAATTGATATCGTTAATAAGCTCATTGAAAAGGATGGGACAGATCCTTCCACACTCGATCTGGATGGAATACTGGCAGAATACCGGCTTGAGTTTGAAAAAAGGGCTTCTTTCACCCCATTTGAAAATCTTGCTTCCATTCTCCCTTTACTCAAGGAAAAGTTTCTGCTTGCAGTGGTTTCCGGCGCAGATGGGAGCATTGTTCACTCCGCCATAAATTCACTTTTCCCTTCTGTTTTTGACGTAGTTATAACAGGTGATGATGTCGAATATGCAAAGCCAAATCCGGATCCTTTCCTCAAAGCTGCGGAAATGCTGAATGTCGAAAACGAATCCTGTATTGTCATTGAAAACGCAATAATGGGAGTTGAAGCTGCAAAACGAGCCGGAATGTACTGTGTTGCAGTTCCTACTTATATTGAAGCATCCCTGTTATCATGTGCAGATGTTTTATTTGACACTCATTCGGAATTGGTTGAATTCCTGCATTCACTATGATAGGCTCAGTCTGCAAACTCTTCTAGTTTTTGTTTCTTGCGGTAC
The DNA window shown above is from Methanohalophilus levihalophilus and carries:
- a CDS encoding carboxymuconolactone decarboxylase family protein yields the protein MDLENIKKILEKDEDEAVSEVLSTVEERYGEIPYILDFMKDMPELLVPKVMYDNSIMREFERLEPETMELICIGVASALRCDHCLKMHIRVARRLGLSKEQIFDSILIGGALSNASVLAEGTRALDSEIRGDNSGSDEDCDICTISARKDVD
- a CDS encoding presenilin family intramembrane aspartyl protease PSH, with product MAETEKGANAFLPIIAMGIIILVVQFMALVLAKPMDSLGMQAVEDPQSAANSIYYIGFILLFTLFILIAIKKNIKWIIQLVILGAVASTLYYGFFPLLYLWGISETTAMIPSVVLAIGLTVLLYKYPEWYVIDIIGIVIGAAASSIFGISFGIIPALILLGLLTIYDAISVYKTKHMIDLAEGVMDLKLPILFVIPRKKGYSFIEDTPTAGGEREAYFMGLGDAIMPTILVVSANIFTEYNGLISPSAAGAMVGTLIGFIALMVLVMRGKPQAGLPFLNTGAILGYFIGALATGMPLLG
- the fen gene encoding flap endonuclease-1, coding for MGTDIGELLEKTPVELSDLSNKIVAVDAYNTLYQFLSIIRQRDGTPLKDSKGRVTSHLSGLLYRFTNLLEAGIRPIMVFDGKPPSFKSGTLDERRKIREEAAVKRDEAKAAGLMEEAYKYAQASSSLEPGMVDDSKRLLEYMGIPIVNAPSEGEAQAAYMVIKGDADYSASQDYDSLLFGASRVVRNLTITGKRKLPRKNIYVEVRPEIVNLEETLEKLEVDRKQLIDVAMCVGTDYNPGLDKVGPKTAIKLVHEHGNIEDILKAKDQFIEDLDEKKAFFLSPPVTDEYQLIWNPPDKEKIVSFLCGEHNFSEERVLKAIERLEAAAKKSGQKTLDQWF
- the gpmI gene encoding 2,3-bisphosphoglycerate-independent phosphoglycerate mutase, with protein sequence MENTGKPLLLMILDGWGYSPEKEGNAIASANTPNLDRLIAEYPNSLLKAAGEAVGLPEGQMGNSEVGHLNIGAGRIVYQDFTRINLAIRNEDFFSNKELLKAIRNVKDNKSSLHLMGLFSYGGVHSHMNHLRALIEMANREGLEEVFVHTFLDGRDVPPRAALEDMKEHEEYYANSIAKIASVAGRYYAMDRDRRWDRTQLAYDALTKGEGLTANSSVEAVQNAYDRGENDEFVKPTVVVDDNGEPVATIKDGDSVIFFNFRPDRARQLTYAFVEDDFEGFERDFRPDVHYVCMTQYDEKLDVPLAYPPENIKNTLGEVLSREGKKQLRIAETEKYAHVTFFFNGGVEHKFEGEERCLVPSPKVATYDLKPEMSAYEVTEELVQHIRSEKYDVIILNYANMDMVGHTGFFDAAVKAVEDVDDCIGKVIETLQSVGGEALIIADHGNAEKMEDPNTNQPHTAHSNNPVRCLCISKRISKIHDGILADVSPTILEMIGLKKPPEMTGNSLIEIQNH
- a CDS encoding response regulator, with the protein product MKGVLAMGNARIMVVEDEEQLGTTIKDMLENLGYNVPCIASSGDDAILKADLLYPDLVLMDMDLKGSMDGIEAASILREKFNLPVIYLFSHMDRNTIERAKYTLPECFLPKSLSASNLRNNVELALYKHSVGN
- a CDS encoding HAD family hydrolase is translated as MFKALIFDMDGVLIDSMPSHVSIISELLAEVGVSVDARIIYEMEGAKTIDIVNKLIEKDGTDPSTLDLDGILAEYRLEFEKRASFTPFENLASILPLLKEKFLLAVVSGADGSIVHSAINSLFPSVFDVVITGDDVEYAKPNPDPFLKAAEMLNVENESCIVIENAIMGVEAAKRAGMYCVAVPTYIEASLLSCADVLFDTHSELVEFLHSL